The Elaeis guineensis isolate ETL-2024a chromosome 14, EG11, whole genome shotgun sequence genome has a segment encoding these proteins:
- the LOC105057394 gene encoding universal stress protein A-like protein — MHYLKGTERSNPSDVLCHLNLCFYSSSNSWFGMGGMADVATMKERRIVVAVDESDESIYALRWCLGNLLHHAGEETTVRNTLILLYAKPLPSVHSLLDGPGYLFSDEVIASMDKYSKVLADSIIQRAKNICLDYSNIKVEAKVSAGDARDVICETVQKLGAELLVMGSHGYGFIKRTLLGSVSDYCARNAKCPVLIVKRAAN; from the exons ATGCACTATTTAAAAGGAACCGAACGATCCAACCCGTCCGATGTCTTGTGTCATCTAAATCTCTGTTTCTATAGTTCTTCTAATTCTTGGTTTGGAATGGGAGGAATGGCTGACGTGGCGACGATGAAGGAGCGGAGGATAGTGGTGGCGGTGGACGAGAGCGATGAGAGCATCTACGCTCTCCGATGGTGCCTCGGCAACCTCCTCCACCACGCCGGAGAGGAAACGACCGTCCGGAATACCCTCATCCTTCTCTACGCTAAGCCTCTGCCTTCGGTGCACTCCCTGTTGGACGGTCCAG GATATTTGTTTTCTGATGAGGTGATTGCATCCATGGACAAATACAGCAAAGTCCTCGCAGATTCAATAATACAGAGAGCTAAGAATATCTGCCTGGACTATAGCAAT ATAAAGGTGGAAGCGAAGGTTTCTGCCGGGGACGCCAGAGATGTGATATGTGAGACGGTGCAGAAGCTGGGAGCCGAGCTGTTGGTCATGGGAAGCCATGGCTATGGTTTCATTAAGAG GACTCTTCTAGGGAGCGTCAGTGATTACTGTGCTCGAAATGCAAAGTGCCCTGTTCTGATTGTGAAGCGGGCGGCAAACTAA